In the genome of uncultured Paludibaculum sp., the window GATGATTTGCGGGTACTGCGAGAAGTCGCCCGCCCACTGAGCTTCCGTGGGCACGATCGCCTGCTGATTGCTGCCCGAGCGCTGGCGCGTCACCTGAGCGGAGAAGAAGAAGAAGGTCCGGTTCTTGCCGCTATAGAGACCCGGGATCATCACCGGGCCACCCAGCGTCGCACCCGCCTGGTTGTACACCAGCGGCGGAACCGCCAGCGCGCCGTTCGTCCGGGCATTCGTCACCTTGTTCTGCAGGAACCAGAACAGCGAACCGTGCAGGTCGTTTGTCCCTGCCTTGGAACTCGTATACACCACCGAAGGGGAACCGCCGAACTGCGCGGAGTCGTAGCCGCGCACAATGCGGTAGCTCTGCAGTGCTTCGACAGAAGGCTGATACAGCGCGCCTCCATAGATCGGATCCCGCACGTCGAAGCCGTCTTCCACGAAGCCCGTGAACTCGGGCGGACCGCCGGAGATGTTTGCGCTGATCGGCTTGAATACGGCACCGCCGGTCTGCGACTGGCCAAAGACCACGCTGCCGATGTTGCCACCCAGGATGGGCGACACGCCCGGCGACAGGATCAGCGTCGAGATGTAGCTGCGGCCCAGCGCCGGCAGCTCCACTAGTTGCTTCGAAGCCACGGTCACCGCCAGCGACGCATTTTCCGTCTGCAACAGCGGCGTAGTGGCGGCCACGGCAATGCTCTGCTGCGAATTGCCGATCTGGAGTTGGAAGTCGGCGCGCAGGTCCAACTGCTGCGTCAACTGCTGCGCGGAGCGTGTGGAGACCTGAAAGCCGGAGTGCTCCACGGAGATGTCATAGATACCGGCGGGGATTCCGGTGAAGGTGTATTGCCCCTGGGTGTTCGTCTCTTGAGAGCGGGTGAAGCCCGTCTGCGTTTCCCTGATCGTGACCTGTGCTCCAGGCACTGCCGCGCCGGAGGCATCGGTGACGAAACCATTCAGCGAACTGGTGATGACCTGCGCGGTGACCAGGACTGTGAGGAAGGCGACCAGCAGACAGAGCTGGGTTCGTTTGAGGAGAAGCGTTGGAAGGTGTTGCACGATGAGACTCCTGAATCCACGTGCCGGAAGGCCGACATCTCAGTCGAGTATGGGTTCAACCCGTCTGTCAGTCCATTAGAATATTCCGACAGCTCGTTCTAATTGTGATACAGATATTCCATGGATCTGCGCCAGATGGAGATGCTCGTACACCTGCTGGAGGCGGGCAGTTACGTGGCCGCGGGGGAGCGCCTGCATGTGGCCCATTCAGCCGTTCATCGCCAGATCCGCCTACTGGAAGAGGAACTGGGCCAGCGCCTCGTCTACCGTGATGGCGGTGCCGTTCATCCTACGACGGCAGGGAAGGATGTCGTCGAGGTCGCGCGCCGAGTGCTAAAGGACATCAGCAATCTCTCGCACCGGCTTGCGGATGAGAAGGAACTCCGTACCGGGCACATCCTGTTGGGCACCGGGACGACCATGTTTCTGTACTTCCTGCCCAAGGTGCTTTCGATCTTCCGTGAGCAGTTTCCGCTGGTCAACGTGCAGATCCTGACTGGCTCAGCGACGGACGTGCTGACAGGTATCCGCGAGTCCACCATCGACCTTGGCATCGTCTTCTCCGACGTCCCGGACGAACCCGCCAACGGCGGCGTCCAGTTTGAACCCCTCTACACAGAGGAGTTCGTCCTCATCGTCCCGCCGGGACACCCTCTGGAGTCAGTCGGCTCGCCCGGAGCAGCCCAACTGAATGGAATCCCGCTCATCTCACTCTCCCGCACCAGCCGAATTCGCCACATGATCGAGACCCGCCTGGAAGCCGCCCGGATCACGATGCGGGTGGTGATGGAACTGGAAAACGAAGAGGCCATCGAGAAAATGGTGGGCATCGGAGTCGGCGCAGGCTTCATCAGCCGCCGGCGCGCCGAGGTCGGCGGGCTGCGCTATCTCCGCTTGAAGGATCTGAAGTTACTCGCTTACACCTGCGCCGCGTACTCCACCCGCATCCCCATCGGTCCGGCGGCCCAGGCCTTCCTCGCCATGTGCCTGGAACAGGCCCGCCTGCACATGCCACCGCCGGCCTCACCAATCAACACGCGAACAGTGTCCCGAGCCAGGCGTCAACGTGTCCGGCCAGCGTGACCGCGAGGGTCGACTCGTCGCCACCCTCTGTGACCTCGCCCATCCCGCAAGTCCAGTCCGGGTACTCCAGGAGGGGATCGGACTCAAGGCAGCGATACAGTGACAGCCTCGGCATTCCACGAGGAGGCGACCACGGACCGGGGCCCTGTGGCCGATTCGCGCCAATGGAGTTGCAGCGGAATGACTCGCGATTCTCCTGGCTTCAGCCAGAAGAAGTTGTCGCCCGCAAAGAAGGCACGCCGTGCGCCTTTCACGTCGATGGAGGTGAGAAACGACGGGCTCTTGCCTGTGTTCCTGATCTGAATCTCAACGCGTGTATCTCCATCGGCTGACAGCTTCGCGGAGAGGACCTGCAGTTGGAGCGCTGTCCGCGTCCTGGCGACTGACGGCTTGAGCCACGGCCCCTTGGCCAGGGTCGGCCATTCCGTCGGTTTGGCTCGGAACTCCGCTCGGGCCTGATCGTTCGCGAGCATCGAGAGAGTCCGCGGCCAATAGACTGAGCGCGAGACCAGCTTGCCGGCCGAATTGTGCAACTCGGAGACCACGAACAGAAACCGGTCCTGGTAGTCCTTGGGCACTTCGAACTGGCCGAGGTCCACATCGCCGACGGAAGGTCCGGCTTTCAGCGAGAGCGGAGCCTGCTTGCGCCACAGCGAGCGGAAGGAATCATCCTGCACTTCCACCATGAGCGTCATGCCGGGGGTTGGTACAGGGTTCGCATGAACGGCGCTGGCTTTGATGGCGATGGACTCTCCGGCGGTCCACAACAGATGGGGCAGGCGGACGAGAACATGCGTTTCCTCATAGGTGCGCTTAAGGAAGTAGTACGGTGCCGTGGGGTGGCCAAAGCCGTCCATCAATTGAATGGCGACGACGGGCCAAGGGCGCTTGAAGACCCACGGCATCAGGCCCGCGGTGACGGGATAGTTCGCCTGGAGCGCGTCGGAGAAGACCTGATAGAACTCGCCCGCCCCGATCTGCGTGCCTTCGGCGAGCGTATCGATGCTCGGCGCCGTGATGTCATCGATGTGCGACGCCCGGCTGAGCATGCGCGGCACGCGCTTGGGGTTGAACTCGACGAAGTGATGGCGGAAGTCGGGGAAGTTGTCCTCGAACTCCTTGCTGAACATATTGCTCAGGGGCCGCTTCAACTCTTCCGCTGACACCACCTCGCGGAGCGTGTCCGCGTTGGGAATGTTGTGCATGCCGGTCTCGCTGATGAAAGGAACGAGCGGATACTGGCGCGCGTACCAGGTGGGATCCATGTCCGGGTAGGTATGAATGCTGCCGGCGTCCGGCGACGTGCGGCGGAAGGGGCGGCTCGGATCGAAATCGCGGACAGAGCGCTCGAAAATGCCGATGGCGGCCGCATTGCCCTCGCCATAAGGATTGAACTCATTGCCGCCGCAATAGACCGCGAGGGAAGGGTGATTGCGGATGCGGAAGATGGTCTGCATGACCTGTTCCTCCCAGACAGGCTGCGGGAAGTCCGGGACGAACGTGTTCCCAATCGGAAAGTCCTGCCAGACCAGGATACCCAGCTCGTTGGCCACCGAATAGAAGGCCTCGGGCTCGATGAGGCCGCCGCCCCAGATACGGACAAACTGAATTCCGGCATTCTTGGCGGCACTGAGCAGCCAATGATACTGCTCACGCGGTAGATCCAGTAGAAGGTCGGCAGGCATCCAGTTCATGCCCTTCACAAAGAACTTTCGCCCATTGACGGCAAACTGCCAGTTCTCCCAACGGTCGACGGTTTGGGGCCCTAGTGTCTTCAGGGTCTCCAGAGTGCGAACACCGTAGTCGAATCGGATGGTGTCGACGGCGGCTTTGCCTTCGACCAGTCGAAGCTCCACCGTATAGAGATTTGGCTCCCCCATTCCAACCGGCCACCAGAGCTTTGCCGTGGGTAGCGTGAGGTCCTGCTCGATCCAGTTCCTGCCCTCCCATACCTTGGTTTCGAATCTACGAGTGAGCGCGACACGGCCGCTCCGCTTGTCCGTCAGCGACACTTCCAGCATTAGGGACCGCGGCAACGGTTTGGAGGTGGATTGGTCGCGATAGAGACTGAGGATCGTGTTTTTCCAAGTGTGGAACTCCTGATCCAGCGATTGAACGTCGGCGAGAACCTCCAGCTTGAGTCGCAGATTCGCGCACTGGCCGCTGACCGATTTCGTCACCAGGAACGGCCGCTCCATGTGGACCTTGGGTACGATCTCCACGCGAGCCCCCTGCCACATCCCCAAGGGGAAGAACATCTCCGCGCCCAGGCCGCCTGTCAGAACCCAGGGCTTGACGATGCGCCCGGGCTTACGGGAGTCAAATCCGCGTTTGTTCCCCCAATTTCCGGCTCGAACTTCGACCACTATGTCATTGGGCGCCCCGAAGCGCGCGTATTTGGCTGTTTCGATGACGGGTCCGCCGAACATTCCTTCGTGCTCGCCTAGCAACTGACCGTTGAGCCAGACGCGGCTGAAGTAGTCGATCCCGTCGAACGCAAGGAAGACGTACTGGCCCTGGGCAGACTCCGGCAGAGCGAAGCTCTTGCGGTAGTACCAGACCTTCTCGTCGACCCACTCATACTTCCTGGAGTTCAGGTTGTAGTAGGGATGCGGCAACTCGCCTGCGTGGTAGAGCGCCATCTGCACGCTCTGCGGATGACCCACTTTCCACCATTTGGGTTGAGAGGACAGCTCCGAGATGCTCGCCACCTGCCCGTCGCGCCAGGACAGTTCCCAATCCGCACTGAGGTCGATGTGCTGTCCGCCAGCACGGGGCTGGACGTAGTAGGGGTTTGTCAGGGAGCCTGCGGCCGTCGCCGCGGAAAGCGTCAGGAAATACAGAATACCGGAAAGAATGCGCTTGTTCATGATAGAGACTCCAATGGCGTGAGGCCCACCTGGCCGGGCATCAAGGCTGCGCCTCGACCCGAATCACGAGGGAACGCCGAAACGGCGGCAGGGTAACTCGTCCATCGCGCACGCGTGCGGTGGAATGGCGATTGGTCCAGGGGTCGTAGATCGCCGCCTTCCTGCCGGAGACCTGCAACGTAAGGCCCTTGAGGATGGGGGCGGGCCTGCCTTCGACAAGTTCAGACTTCCAGTCCGAACCGCGGTCACGGACCCAGATCAGCGAGTGGCGTTGGCCGCGTAACGTGTAAACGCGCAGCCTCTCGTGCACCACGGTGATCGGCTCAAAACGCTCGACGCGCGGATCGAGCCCGCGCACCGCTTCGGCGAAACGGGCAAAGTGGCTCCATAGGTTCTGCCTCTCGATGTAGTCCTGCCAGTGCCAGAAGTGGCCAGACCCCGCCGACCCCGCGAAGAACGGAGCGAAGAGTCCGTCATGAAGAAGAATCCCTTCGCGATCCGTCTCGTAGAGCTTACTGGGTCCGGAGTGATTAGCCTCGACGGCACCCACTTCCGAGAGGAACACGGGGCGATCGTTTGCGAACGCCCGCAACGAGGCCACGGCGCTGGCGGCCACGACATCGAAGGGACCTCGGCACGCTTCGAGCCTGGCCCCGGGATCGAGATATCGATGCACCTGTGCCAACTCGTTGCCGGGCATTGTGCTAAATCTGCGGTAGAGTTCCGCGGACGATTCCCTATCGAAGCTGCCGAGCGTCTGCATAACCAGCTGGCGAGGAAAGCGTTTCTTGGTCTCCAGAAGCATCACCCGAGTCCACTCTTCCCAGCCGGTCCCCTGCGAGGCGTTGATCTCGTTCCACAGCTCCCATCCCAGAATGGTGGGCTCGTCGGCGAAACTCCTGGCCAGGATGTTGAGCTTCCGCAGGTACCATTGCCGCCCGGGTTCGTTCGTGTAGAACGAAGTGATGTCGCCGAAGAGGGGCGCCAGCTCCGGTTTGCCGAACGAGACCGATCCGGGAAAGACGACAGGCAGTGCCTTGAGGGTCCGGAAGTGCTCGATACAGAGCTTCAGACGCAGTCCGTGTTGGCGCGCTAGCGAAACAAGACGGGCAATCCGGTTCAACTTAAGCTGGATTTCAGCGGCGTCCGCACCGGGGTCGAAGTCGTAGAACGGATGACTCAACCAGACACGCGCGAGGTTGCCGCCATTCCTGGAGAGGTTCCGGAAACGCGTCCCGGTGCGAGCGAAGACCTCGTTCTCGTCCGTGGCGAAGCGCTCCCAACCGATGTTTTGGCCGATCGGAAGGAAAGCGTCGCCCGAGCTCAACTCAAGGTAGTGCGGATCTGACTTCGAGACCTGGACGAACGCCTGGCCCCAGACCAACTGGCTAAGGACCGCGAACCACAGCAGTCGCATGTTCACAACCTCTTGTGACGTTCGAATACCGCTACGGGATCGTCACCGCGGGCGAACTCCACACGGGCTACATCTTCGATACCCATCACGCGTTCACATTCTTCCAGTACCGGCAGTGTCAGATCCTTAGGGACGACCATGACGCCATCGAGATCACCGAAGATGAAGTCGCCGGGATCGACACGGACGGTTTCGGTCAACTCACCATGGACCAGCACCGGCACCTGATAGTCGAGCATCATCCAGCGGCCAAACGCCTCAACCGGATTGCGGTAACGGGCGAAGACCGGAAAATCCATCTTGATCAGATGAGAGCTGTCGCGGATGCCGCCATCGACCAATGCGCCCACTGCGCCGTGTGCTTTCGCCGTGGTTGCGCTGAGCTCCCCGTAGAGGGCCACGTGGAACGGCGTGCCTGCGTCGCGAACCTCGATGCATGGATGCGTCATCTGCTTAATCATGGCGAGCCGTTTGTAACGCTTCGACTCGTCCTTCTCGCACGTCGTCGTCCCTTTCACCGTGAAGGCCGGGCCGGCGATCTTCATGCCTTGTGCCAGCGGGACGAGCTCGTGTGAGACGGCCTGGTAAGAATGACCCATATGCTCCAGGACGTCGAAGATCAGTGCGGCGTA includes:
- a CDS encoding LysR family transcriptional regulator, with translation MDLRQMEMLVHLLEAGSYVAAGERLHVAHSAVHRQIRLLEEELGQRLVYRDGGAVHPTTAGKDVVEVARRVLKDISNLSHRLADEKELRTGHILLGTGTTMFLYFLPKVLSIFREQFPLVNVQILTGSATDVLTGIRESTIDLGIVFSDVPDEPANGGVQFEPLYTEEFVLIVPPGHPLESVGSPGAAQLNGIPLISLSRTSRIRHMIETRLEAARITMRVVMELENEEAIEKMVGIGVGAGFISRRRAEVGGLRYLRLKDLKLLAYTCAAYSTRIPIGPAAQAFLAMCLEQARLHMPPPASPINTRTVSRARRQRVRPA
- a CDS encoding sugar-binding domain-containing protein, encoding MNKRILSGILYFLTLSAATAAGSLTNPYYVQPRAGGQHIDLSADWELSWRDGQVASISELSSQPKWWKVGHPQSVQMALYHAGELPHPYYNLNSRKYEWVDEKVWYYRKSFALPESAQGQYVFLAFDGIDYFSRVWLNGQLLGEHEGMFGGPVIETAKYARFGAPNDIVVEVRAGNWGNKRGFDSRKPGRIVKPWVLTGGLGAEMFFPLGMWQGARVEIVPKVHMERPFLVTKSVSGQCANLRLKLEVLADVQSLDQEFHTWKNTILSLYRDQSTSKPLPRSLMLEVSLTDKRSGRVALTRRFETKVWEGRNWIEQDLTLPTAKLWWPVGMGEPNLYTVELRLVEGKAAVDTIRFDYGVRTLETLKTLGPQTVDRWENWQFAVNGRKFFVKGMNWMPADLLLDLPREQYHWLLSAAKNAGIQFVRIWGGGLIEPEAFYSVANELGILVWQDFPIGNTFVPDFPQPVWEEQVMQTIFRIRNHPSLAVYCGGNEFNPYGEGNAAAIGIFERSVRDFDPSRPFRRTSPDAGSIHTYPDMDPTWYARQYPLVPFISETGMHNIPNADTLREVVSAEELKRPLSNMFSKEFEDNFPDFRHHFVEFNPKRVPRMLSRASHIDDITAPSIDTLAEGTQIGAGEFYQVFSDALQANYPVTAGLMPWVFKRPWPVVAIQLMDGFGHPTAPYYFLKRTYEETHVLVRLPHLLWTAGESIAIKASAVHANPVPTPGMTLMVEVQDDSFRSLWRKQAPLSLKAGPSVGDVDLGQFEVPKDYQDRFLFVVSELHNSAGKLVSRSVYWPRTLSMLANDQARAEFRAKPTEWPTLAKGPWLKPSVARTRTALQLQVLSAKLSADGDTRVEIQIRNTGKSPSFLTSIDVKGARRAFFAGDNFFWLKPGESRVIPLQLHWRESATGPRSVVASSWNAEAVTVSLP
- a CDS encoding cellulase family glycosylhydrolase, which codes for MRLLWFAVLSQLVWGQAFVQVSKSDPHYLELSSGDAFLPIGQNIGWERFATDENEVFARTGTRFRNLSRNGGNLARVWLSHPFYDFDPGADAAEIQLKLNRIARLVSLARQHGLRLKLCIEHFRTLKALPVVFPGSVSFGKPELAPLFGDITSFYTNEPGRQWYLRKLNILARSFADEPTILGWELWNEINASQGTGWEEWTRVMLLETKKRFPRQLVMQTLGSFDRESSAELYRRFSTMPGNELAQVHRYLDPGARLEACRGPFDVVAASAVASLRAFANDRPVFLSEVGAVEANHSGPSKLYETDREGILLHDGLFAPFFAGSAGSGHFWHWQDYIERQNLWSHFARFAEAVRGLDPRVERFEPITVVHERLRVYTLRGQRHSLIWVRDRGSDWKSELVEGRPAPILKGLTLQVSGRKAAIYDPWTNRHSTARVRDGRVTLPPFRRSLVIRVEAQP
- a CDS encoding RraA family protein, yielding MTNSIVQGNQNMEQICERYKRLYAALIFDVLEHMGHSYQAVSHELVPLAQGMKIAGPAFTVKGTTTCEKDESKRYKRLAMIKQMTHPCIEVRDAGTPFHVALYGELSATTAKAHGAVGALVDGGIRDSSHLIKMDFPVFARYRNPVEAFGRWMMLDYQVPVLVHGELTETVRVDPGDFIFGDLDGVMVVPKDLTLPVLEECERVMGIEDVARVEFARGDDPVAVFERHKRL